The Triticum aestivum cultivar Chinese Spring chromosome 4B, IWGSC CS RefSeq v2.1, whole genome shotgun sequence sequence ACATTAAGCGCTATCAAGGGCATCCGCAAAAACTGAGTGGCGTAGATGAGCCCCACAATCTGCCCCTTCAACGACTTTGTTTGCCCGTTTCCTGAAACTTCAGACATGCTCCATCCCCTGGGGCCAAGAAAGCGGTCTTCATTCAGG is a genomic window containing:
- the LOC123092233 gene encoding protein transport protein yos1; this translates as MGLWMLLEGFLLLANSLAILNEDRFLGPRGWSMSEVSGNGQTKSLKGQIVGLIYATQFLRMPLIALNVLIIVVKMVSG